The proteins below come from a single Nocardioides eburneiflavus genomic window:
- a CDS encoding TetR family transcriptional regulator, translating into MAHKRSDVLAHAVALLDTHGLSALTMRRLGAELDVQPSAIYHHFASKQALLAAVADEILARGARPRTASAWPDQLREVCSELRDAMLACTDGADVVATVWAFGLGAAAPVADLEKVLTDADAPPELVAVASRTLVHYVFGHAFEEQTARQAVSLGAVERSLDSLPDFDLGLDLVIDGLRARLG; encoded by the coding sequence ATGGCCCACAAGCGCAGCGACGTGCTGGCCCACGCGGTCGCGCTGCTCGACACCCACGGCCTGTCCGCCCTCACCATGCGTCGCCTCGGTGCGGAGCTCGACGTGCAGCCGAGCGCGATCTACCACCACTTCGCCAGCAAGCAGGCGCTGCTCGCGGCCGTGGCCGACGAGATCCTCGCCCGCGGCGCCCGACCTCGTACGGCCTCCGCGTGGCCCGACCAGCTGCGCGAGGTCTGCTCCGAGCTGCGCGACGCGATGCTGGCCTGCACCGACGGCGCCGACGTCGTCGCGACGGTGTGGGCGTTCGGACTCGGCGCGGCCGCCCCGGTCGCGGACCTGGAGAAGGTGCTGACCGACGCCGACGCTCCCCCCGAGCTCGTCGCGGTCGCCTCGCGGACGCTGGTGCACTACGTCTTCGGCCATGCCTTCGAGGAGCAGACCGCGCGCCAGGCCGTCAGCCTCGGGGCCGTCGAGCGCTCGCTCGACTCGCTGCCCGACTTCGACCTCGGGCTCGACCTCGTCATCGACGGTCTGCGCGCCCGCCTGGGCTGA
- a CDS encoding VOC family protein, with translation MSSRRTSASPTRGLRSTGTSPCSAPRSCSTPIVTDDGRIGHVELAVGGGRWMMSAEFASAGVAAPDASRGAAVSLHLEVDDVDALCERVVAAGVVLDRGPEDSPPAGRVAVFRDPFGHRWFLNQPLD, from the coding sequence GTGAGCTCACGCCGTACCTCTGCGTCGCCGACGCGCGGGCTGCGATCGACTGGTACGTCGCCGTGCTCGGCGCCGAGGTCGTGCTCGACCCCGATCGTCACGGACGACGGCCGGATCGGCCACGTCGAGCTCGCCGTCGGCGGCGGCCGTTGGATGATGTCCGCGGAGTTCGCGTCCGCCGGGGTCGCGGCACCGGACGCCTCGCGCGGCGCCGCGGTCTCGCTGCACCTCGAGGTCGACGACGTCGACGCGCTGTGCGAGCGGGTGGTGGCGGCCGGGGTCGTCCTCGACCGCGGTCCCGAGGACAGCCCGCCGGCCGGGCGGGTGGCGGTGTTCCGGGACCCGTTCGGGCACCGCTGGTTCCTCAACCAGCCGCTCGACTGA
- a CDS encoding amidase, whose amino-acid sequence MLHDLTALEQGDAVRNGDVSPLELVEHYADRAGSVEVGAFITTTHELAREHARRLTSLLAGSGRPTDAGPLWGVPTGIKDLHATAGVRTTFGSAAYDDFVPDASDDLVLTVEAAGMPSLGKTNTPEFGSPCYTEPDVAPAAVTPWDPSRTAGGSSGGAAAAVAAGLLPVAPGSDGGGSIRIPASCCGLVGLKPSRGRISGAPRYGDPVGLATAGTLARTVRDAAALLDVLAGRRVGDPFWAPAPSGPFLDACDRDPGRLRVARFITPVITDVDVHPSSVTAWDDASHLLESLGHDVEDVPVPIPPDAVADFETCWAVLTALSPAPPGREDRLRPLTRWLGGIGHAVSGPDFGLAIGRLRQHAAAALAALAPYDVVLTPTLARPPALVGELRDDADPARDFANQKAFTPWTSAWNVTGMPAMSLPLHWTDDGLPVGVMLAARPAEEELLLSLAAQVEQAAADAGAAWVDRRPPCW is encoded by the coding sequence GTGCTCCACGACCTGACCGCGCTCGAGCAGGGCGACGCCGTGCGCAACGGTGACGTGTCGCCGCTCGAGCTCGTCGAGCACTACGCCGACCGCGCCGGCTCGGTGGAGGTGGGTGCCTTCATCACCACCACCCACGAGCTGGCGCGGGAGCACGCGCGCCGCCTGACCTCCCTCCTCGCCGGGTCGGGACGCCCCACGGACGCAGGTCCGCTCTGGGGCGTCCCGACCGGCATCAAGGACCTGCATGCCACCGCGGGGGTGCGCACCACCTTCGGCTCGGCGGCGTACGACGACTTCGTCCCCGACGCCTCCGACGACCTCGTCCTGACCGTCGAGGCCGCGGGGATGCCGAGCCTGGGCAAGACCAACACGCCGGAGTTCGGCTCGCCCTGCTACACCGAGCCCGACGTGGCGCCCGCGGCCGTGACGCCGTGGGACCCGAGCCGTACGGCGGGCGGGTCCTCCGGCGGAGCGGCCGCGGCCGTGGCGGCCGGCCTGCTCCCGGTCGCCCCCGGCTCGGACGGCGGCGGGTCGATCCGGATCCCCGCGTCCTGCTGCGGTCTCGTCGGCCTCAAGCCCAGCCGTGGCCGGATCAGCGGCGCCCCGCGCTACGGCGACCCGGTCGGCCTCGCGACCGCCGGCACCCTCGCCCGTACGGTCCGCGACGCGGCCGCGCTGCTCGACGTCCTCGCCGGGCGGCGGGTGGGCGACCCGTTCTGGGCGCCGGCGCCGAGCGGCCCTTTCCTCGACGCGTGCGACCGCGACCCCGGCCGGCTGCGCGTCGCCCGCTTCATCACCCCGGTCATCACCGACGTCGACGTGCATCCGTCGTCCGTGACCGCCTGGGACGACGCCTCCCACCTGCTCGAGTCGCTGGGCCACGACGTCGAGGACGTGCCCGTGCCGATCCCGCCGGACGCGGTCGCCGACTTCGAGACCTGCTGGGCCGTCCTCACCGCCCTCTCGCCCGCGCCACCCGGCCGTGAGGACCGGCTCCGCCCACTCACGCGCTGGCTCGGCGGGATCGGTCACGCGGTCAGCGGCCCCGACTTTGGGCTCGCCATCGGCCGCCTGCGCCAGCACGCGGCGGCGGCCCTCGCGGCGCTGGCTCCGTACGACGTCGTGCTCACGCCGACCCTCGCCCGGCCGCCCGCCCTGGTCGGCGAGCTGCGCGACGACGCCGATCCGGCCCGCGACTTCGCGAACCAGAAGGCCTTCACGCCGTGGACGTCCGCCTGGAACGTCACCGGCATGCCCGCGATGTCGCTGCCGCTGCACTGGACCGACGACGGCCTGCCGGTCGGGGTGATGCTCGCCGCGCGGCCGGCCGAGGAGGAGCTGCTGCTCTCGCTGGCCGCCCAGGTCGAGCAGGCCGCGGCCGACGCGGGCGCGGCATGGGTGGACAGGCGCCCGCCCTGCTGGTGA
- a CDS encoding NAD(P)H-dependent oxidoreductase, with protein MTTDKQTRVAVLLGSYRAGSLNRRIAEHLRDHAPAGVTVDVVEGIDAIPFYNEEIDGETAPAAATALRESVAAADRVLAVTPEYNGTMPAVLNNAIDWLSRPYGQGAIVGKPFAAIGATPTPYGGKWSHEHARHSATIAGAVVVEGIVVDEPAVDGDPLQDEAAVRRFLGALDALVAHEVEAAA; from the coding sequence ATGACCACTGACAAGCAGACCCGCGTCGCCGTGCTCCTCGGTTCCTACCGCGCCGGCTCCCTCAACCGCCGCATCGCCGAGCACCTGCGCGACCACGCCCCGGCCGGCGTGACCGTCGACGTCGTCGAGGGCATCGACGCCATCCCGTTCTACAACGAGGAGATCGACGGCGAGACGGCTCCCGCCGCCGCGACCGCGCTGCGCGAGTCCGTCGCCGCCGCCGACCGCGTCCTCGCCGTCACCCCCGAGTACAACGGCACCATGCCGGCCGTGCTCAACAACGCCATCGACTGGCTCTCGCGTCCCTACGGCCAGGGCGCCATCGTCGGCAAGCCCTTCGCGGCCATCGGCGCCACGCCCACGCCGTACGGCGGCAAGTGGTCGCACGAGCACGCCCGCCACTCCGCCACCATCGCCGGCGCCGTGGTGGTCGAGGGCATCGTCGTCGACGAGCCCGCCGTGGACGGTGACCCCCTGCAGGACGAGGCCGCCGTCCGGCGCTTCCTCGGCGCTCTCGACGCGCTCGTGGCACACGAGGTCGAGGCCGCGGCCTGA
- a CDS encoding TetR/AcrR family transcriptional regulator, protein MTHLLPLADEPAPERADAARNREAILAAALRLVQTKGVGCVTMDTVATEAGVGKGTLFRRFESREGLMGAVLNESETAWQASVISGPPPLGPGAPPMERLLAFGHSRLRTNLTHAELIAAAGRPGTRSAAALSFANMHVRYLLGELGVTGDLLMLATALLTPLEMVVLDQQVNAEHISLERIEAGWDDLVRRVVGC, encoded by the coding sequence GTGACCCACCTGCTGCCGCTCGCGGACGAGCCCGCTCCGGAGCGGGCCGACGCGGCGCGCAACCGGGAGGCGATCCTCGCAGCCGCGCTGCGCCTCGTGCAGACCAAGGGCGTCGGCTGCGTGACGATGGACACGGTCGCGACCGAGGCGGGCGTCGGCAAGGGCACGCTGTTCCGGCGCTTCGAGAGCCGCGAGGGACTCATGGGCGCGGTGCTCAACGAGTCGGAGACGGCGTGGCAGGCCAGTGTCATCTCCGGTCCCCCGCCGCTCGGACCGGGCGCCCCGCCGATGGAGCGGCTGCTGGCCTTCGGTCACTCCCGGCTCCGGACGAACCTGACCCATGCCGAGCTCATCGCGGCGGCCGGTCGCCCCGGCACCCGTTCCGCTGCGGCGCTGTCCTTCGCCAACATGCACGTGCGCTACCTCCTCGGTGAGCTCGGCGTCACCGGCGACCTGCTGATGCTCGCCACGGCACTGCTCACGCCCCTCGAGATGGTCGTGCTCGACCAGCAGGTCAACGCCGAGCACATCTCGCTCGAGCGGATCGAGGCAGGCTGGGACGACCTCGTGCGTCGCGTGGTCGGCTGCTGA
- a CDS encoding DUF305 domain-containing protein: MPTTPNLRPGRTAAALVVLLVGVAGCTSEAGPEPEETAAPVVQLGAPGESGTTLSPEEAESIEEPAYTDADVAFVQGMIPHHQQALEMTALVDRRADDPGLAAMAERIEVTQVAEIVQLQGWLTGRGESVSGMHAGHSDGGHGMPGMLTPQEMARLERASGPRFDRLFLQGMIRHHEGAVVMVEMLLTEGEGGQESEVFQLASHIGTDQQVEIAAMKRKLAELEG, translated from the coding sequence ATGCCGACGACCCCGAACCTCCGTCCCGGCCGGACCGCTGCCGCGCTCGTCGTGCTGCTGGTCGGCGTGGCGGGGTGCACCTCGGAGGCCGGGCCCGAGCCCGAGGAGACGGCCGCGCCGGTGGTGCAGCTCGGTGCACCGGGGGAGTCCGGCACCACGCTGTCGCCGGAGGAGGCGGAGAGCATCGAGGAGCCGGCGTACACGGACGCCGACGTCGCCTTCGTCCAGGGGATGATCCCGCACCACCAGCAGGCCCTGGAGATGACCGCGCTCGTCGACCGGCGCGCCGACGACCCGGGCCTCGCCGCGATGGCCGAACGGATCGAGGTCACCCAGGTCGCCGAGATCGTGCAGCTCCAGGGGTGGTTGACCGGACGCGGCGAGAGCGTGTCGGGCATGCACGCCGGGCACTCCGACGGCGGGCACGGGATGCCCGGGATGCTCACGCCACAGGAGATGGCCAGGCTCGAGAGGGCGTCGGGGCCGCGATTCGACCGGCTGTTCCTGCAGGGCATGATCCGCCACCACGAGGGCGCCGTGGTGATGGTGGAGATGCTGCTGACCGAGGGCGAGGGCGGGCAGGAGTCCGAGGTGTTCCAGCTCGCGAGCCACATCGGGACCGACCAGCAGGTCGAGATCGCGGCGATGAAGCGCAAGCTCGCCGAGCTCGAAGGCTGA
- a CDS encoding LVIVD repeat-containing protein: MRAAGVIVLAAALLPAAAYAADDPREDLAPGYIPWSDAASNIELLDNDPRVAPFDALPGNFGFVNSDLAFSGDRAFVGSFNGFQVYDLSDPTDPVLESSFVCPGGQGDLSVHGDLLFMSVEETRGRIDCGTQGAPGTVNAERFRGVRIFDIRDVANPVQLPGVQTCRGSHTHTIVTDPDDSENIYIYNSGTSGVRSPLELAGCENATLTQSPVTTGNPTQWRIDVIKVPLAAPQTAAIVSQPRIFTDPATGAFNGLQNTLSCAQQPVGCLHPSGTQYSPTPNTNTCHDVTAFPARELVAGACQGNGILLDVEDPVNPVRLDAVSDPNFSYWHSASFNNDGTKVIFTDEWGGGTSARCRVTDKPEWGADALFDIAGEQMEFASYYKMPAAQTAQENCVAHNSSLVPVPGRDILVQAWYQGGLSVIDFSDTAAPVEIAYFDRGPIDTPNPTGLNLGGLWSTYWYNGLVYGSEIARGFDTFGLLTSDLLSENELDAAREVKLDEFNAQHQPKIVWEPSFNVAGAYYDQAVRSGALTGKTLTTVTRHLAKAELLAGKGETASAKDQLANAIRVLGDSGDQGELKQALRELRDSL; the protein is encoded by the coding sequence ATGCGCGCGGCGGGGGTGATCGTGCTGGCGGCCGCGCTCCTGCCCGCCGCGGCGTACGCCGCCGACGACCCCCGCGAGGACCTCGCGCCCGGCTACATCCCGTGGTCTGACGCGGCGAGCAACATCGAGCTGCTCGACAACGACCCCCGCGTGGCGCCGTTCGACGCACTGCCCGGCAACTTCGGCTTCGTCAACTCCGACCTCGCCTTCTCCGGCGACCGCGCGTTCGTCGGCAGCTTCAACGGATTCCAGGTCTACGACCTGTCCGACCCCACCGACCCGGTCCTCGAGTCGTCGTTCGTCTGCCCGGGCGGCCAGGGTGACCTGTCCGTCCACGGCGACCTGCTCTTCATGTCGGTCGAGGAGACCCGTGGCCGCATCGACTGCGGCACCCAGGGCGCGCCCGGCACCGTCAACGCCGAGCGGTTCCGCGGCGTACGGATCTTCGACATCCGTGACGTCGCCAACCCGGTCCAGCTGCCGGGCGTGCAGACCTGCCGAGGGTCCCACACCCACACGATCGTGACCGACCCCGACGACTCCGAGAACATCTACATCTACAACTCCGGCACGTCCGGGGTCCGCTCGCCGCTCGAGCTCGCCGGCTGCGAGAACGCCACGCTGACGCAGAGCCCGGTCACCACGGGCAACCCGACGCAGTGGCGCATCGACGTCATCAAGGTGCCGCTGGCCGCTCCGCAGACGGCTGCGATCGTCAGCCAGCCGCGGATCTTCACCGACCCGGCGACCGGTGCCTTCAACGGGCTGCAGAACACGTTGTCCTGCGCCCAGCAGCCCGTCGGCTGCCTGCACCCCTCCGGCACGCAGTACTCGCCGACGCCCAACACCAACACCTGCCACGACGTGACCGCCTTCCCGGCGCGCGAGCTGGTGGCCGGCGCCTGCCAGGGCAACGGCATCCTGCTCGATGTCGAGGACCCGGTGAACCCCGTACGCCTGGACGCGGTCAGCGACCCGAACTTCTCCTACTGGCACTCCGCCTCGTTCAACAACGACGGCACCAAGGTGATCTTCACCGACGAGTGGGGCGGCGGCACGAGCGCCCGCTGCCGGGTCACCGACAAGCCGGAGTGGGGCGCCGATGCGCTCTTCGACATCGCCGGCGAGCAGATGGAGTTCGCGAGCTACTACAAGATGCCCGCTGCTCAGACCGCGCAGGAGAACTGCGTGGCGCACAACTCGTCGCTGGTGCCTGTGCCGGGACGCGACATCCTCGTGCAGGCGTGGTACCAGGGTGGCCTGTCGGTGATCGACTTCAGCGACACCGCCGCCCCGGTCGAGATCGCCTACTTCGACCGCGGTCCCATCGACACCCCCAACCCGACAGGGCTCAACCTCGGCGGGCTGTGGTCGACCTACTGGTACAACGGCCTGGTCTACGGCAGCGAGATCGCGCGCGGCTTCGACACCTTCGGCCTGCTCACCAGCGACCTGCTGAGCGAGAACGAGCTCGACGCGGCCCGCGAGGTGAAGCTCGACGAGTTCAACGCCCAGCACCAGCCGAAGATCGTGTGGGAGCCGAGCTTCAACGTCGCCGGCGCCTACTACGACCAGGCGGTCCGCTCGGGCGCGCTGACCGGCAAGACGCTGACGACGGTGACCCGTCACCTCGCCAAGGCCGAGCTGCTCGCCGGCAAGGGCGAGACCGCCTCCGCGAAGGACCAGCTGGCCAACGCCATCCGGGTCCTCGGCGACAGCGGCGACCAGGGTGAGCTCAAGCAGGCCCTCCGGGAGCTGCGCGACAGCCTGTGA